One genomic window of Thioclava sp. GXIMD4216 includes the following:
- a CDS encoding MaoC family dehydratase yields the protein MKEIEGSTIFIEDLQEGMSRQLVKTVTDRDIELFAEVSTDRNPVHVDDDYARTTMFKGRIAHGILSAGLISAVIGEQLPGHGAIYLKQSLTFMAPVRPGDEVCATVRVAAIDRVKRRVTLATQCTVGDTVVLKGEAVVLAPSRDISRG from the coding sequence TGAAGGAAATCGAAGGCTCCACGATCTTCATCGAAGATCTTCAGGAAGGCATGTCGCGCCAGCTGGTGAAGACGGTGACCGACCGTGACATCGAGCTTTTTGCCGAAGTCTCGACGGACCGGAACCCTGTGCATGTCGATGACGATTACGCCCGTACCACGATGTTCAAGGGCCGGATCGCCCACGGCATCCTGTCCGCTGGTCTGATTTCGGCCGTGATTGGCGAACAGCTTCCGGGGCATGGTGCGATCTATCTTAAACAATCGCTGACTTTCATGGCGCCGGTGCGTCCGGGGGATGAAGTTTGTGCAACTGTCCGCGTGGCGGCGATTGATCGGGTTAAGCGGCGTGTCACACTTGCAACCCAATGCACGGTGGGCGATACGGTTGTTCTGAAGGGCGAGGCCGTGGTGCTGGCTCCGTCGCGGGATATCTCGCGCGGCTGA